The proteins below are encoded in one region of Aquisphaera giovannonii:
- a CDS encoding M20 family metallopeptidase, with protein sequence MDLPAIPAAMRSKESSIVTELCEMAEVETPTEGKVAVDRLGGRVAARWRTLGGRVEVVANDRGGDHILGRFFEGVPGMPALVLGHIDTVWPLGTLRTMPLRREGGRLHGPGVYDMKAGLALFHAALEWFRESGTQPARPILALFTSDEETGSPTSRALIEECAGGVAHALVLEPPLADGGLKTGRKGVGRFAIEVRGKAAHAGVAPEQGASAILELAHQVIRAHGLNDPEAGTTVTVGLASGGTAVNVVPASATARVDVRATTLAAAATLERTILAFGPITPGTEVRVTGGFNRPPMERSPAIAALFGRARDIAGEIGLSLGEGSTGGGSDGNFTAAMGVPTLDGLGARGGGAHADHEHVEISSLSERAALLTALLLKL encoded by the coding sequence ATGGACCTCCCGGCAATCCCCGCCGCGATGCGATCGAAGGAGTCGTCGATCGTGACCGAACTGTGCGAGATGGCCGAGGTGGAGACGCCCACCGAAGGCAAGGTCGCCGTCGACCGGCTGGGCGGACGCGTCGCGGCGCGGTGGCGAACCCTCGGCGGCCGGGTGGAGGTCGTCGCCAACGACCGCGGCGGCGACCACATCCTCGGCCGATTCTTCGAAGGCGTCCCGGGCATGCCGGCCCTGGTGCTCGGGCACATCGACACCGTCTGGCCGTTGGGCACGCTCCGCACGATGCCGCTCCGCCGCGAGGGCGGACGCCTCCACGGCCCGGGCGTCTATGACATGAAGGCGGGCCTGGCCCTGTTCCATGCCGCCCTGGAATGGTTCCGCGAGTCGGGAACCCAGCCGGCGAGGCCGATCCTCGCGCTGTTCACCTCGGATGAGGAGACCGGCAGCCCGACATCCCGCGCGCTCATCGAGGAATGCGCAGGCGGAGTCGCGCATGCCCTGGTGCTCGAGCCGCCGCTGGCCGACGGCGGCCTCAAGACGGGTCGGAAAGGCGTGGGACGGTTCGCGATCGAGGTCCGGGGCAAGGCGGCCCACGCGGGGGTGGCCCCGGAGCAGGGGGCCAGCGCCATCCTCGAGCTCGCGCACCAGGTCATCCGGGCTCATGGGCTGAACGACCCGGAAGCGGGGACCACCGTGACGGTGGGCCTCGCGAGCGGCGGGACCGCGGTGAACGTGGTCCCCGCGTCCGCGACGGCCCGGGTGGACGTGCGAGCGACGACGCTCGCGGCGGCGGCGACTCTCGAACGCACCATCCTCGCCTTCGGGCCGATCACCCCGGGGACGGAGGTCCGCGTCACGGGGGGCTTCAACCGTCCCCCGATGGAGCGGAGCCCGGCCATCGCGGCGCTCTTCGGCCGGGCGAGGGACATCGCCGGCGAAATCGGGCTGTCGCTCGGCGAAGGCTCGACCGGCGGAGGCAGCGACGGTAACTTCACGGCCGCGATGGGCGTCCCGACGCTGGACGGCCTGGGAGCCCGGGGCGGGGGCGCGCACGCCGACCACGAGCACGTCGAGATATCCTCCCTGTCCGAACGCGCCGCGCTGCTGACGGCCCTGCTCCTCAAGCTGTGA
- the menC gene encoding o-succinylbenzoate synthase, with product MQIDRIELRLARLPLIRPFRTSSSRKDHLDHILVRAIMADGVEGWGECASPSDPFYCPETVETCWHVLHDFLAPMTLAREWSTIEELTGFYRLVKGNAFARSGLEMACWDALARTHGRPLSEVLGGTRPEVLSGVSLGIEEDVEALYDRIDQFVAEGYRRVKLKIAPGWDVEVVRKVRGRYPDLPLQVDANSAYTLDDLPTLKQLDEFDLLLIEQPLAHDDIIDHVQLQRTIRTPVCLDESIHSAADARKAIDIGACKVINIKVSRVGGPQEARRVHDACAARGIPVWCGGMHEFGIGRAANLAVASLPGFSLPGDVSGSDKYYRHDLVEPPILATRGAIPVRQAPGLGVDPVMERIEKATLRAAVLSAGPSRG from the coding sequence ATGCAGATTGATCGGATCGAGCTCCGCCTCGCCCGGCTGCCGCTGATCCGGCCCTTCCGGACCAGCTCCAGCCGGAAGGACCACCTCGACCACATCCTCGTCCGGGCCATCATGGCGGACGGAGTCGAGGGCTGGGGGGAGTGCGCGAGCCCTTCCGACCCGTTCTACTGCCCCGAGACCGTGGAGACCTGCTGGCACGTCCTCCACGATTTCCTCGCCCCCATGACCCTCGCGCGGGAGTGGTCCACGATCGAGGAACTGACCGGGTTCTACCGCCTCGTGAAGGGGAACGCGTTCGCGAGGTCTGGCCTGGAGATGGCCTGCTGGGACGCCCTCGCCCGGACCCATGGCAGGCCGCTCAGCGAAGTCCTGGGCGGCACGCGGCCCGAGGTCCTCTCCGGCGTCAGCCTCGGCATCGAGGAGGACGTCGAGGCCCTCTACGACCGCATCGACCAGTTCGTGGCGGAAGGCTACCGCCGGGTGAAGTTGAAGATCGCCCCCGGCTGGGACGTGGAGGTCGTCCGGAAGGTCCGCGGGCGCTACCCGGACCTGCCGCTCCAGGTGGACGCGAACTCGGCCTACACTCTGGACGACCTGCCCACCCTCAAGCAGCTCGACGAGTTCGACCTGCTCCTGATCGAGCAGCCGCTCGCGCACGACGACATCATCGACCACGTGCAGCTCCAGCGGACGATCCGGACCCCGGTCTGTTTGGACGAGAGCATCCACTCCGCGGCCGACGCGAGGAAGGCGATCGACATCGGGGCCTGCAAGGTGATCAACATCAAGGTCAGCCGCGTGGGCGGGCCCCAGGAGGCCAGGCGCGTGCACGACGCCTGCGCGGCGAGGGGCATACCCGTCTGGTGCGGCGGCATGCACGAGTTCGGCATCGGCCGGGCGGCGAACCTGGCGGTCGCCAGCCTCCCGGGGTTCAGCCTCCCGGGCGACGTCTCCGGCTCCGACAAGTATTACCGGCACGACCTCGTCGAGCCGCCCATCCTGGCGACGCGGGGGGCGATCCCCGTCCGGCAGGCGCCCGGGCTGGGGGTCGATCCGGTCATGGAACGCATCGAGAAGGCCACACTCCGGGCCGCCGTCCTGTCGGCCGGCCCGAGCAGAGGATGA
- a CDS encoding zinc ribbon domain-containing protein, with protein MSLRVRCTSCRTAFLSPDEPPGGIAECPKCGARHRLASPQAAPPPLAGDGPAVPVPPSAASEVEQPADAGARTVFVPSAESRERSGRRRWLILLAIPALVLPIAAAVLVAWPRLGPRPVGAVERVADQYLHAIAKDEETAQRKLSTVEDPPAIRSYREVRRDRRADRTVKGSFAPIGRLHAKIAASYAYDPSIGRFTPKNPLGAAGETLDAVQAARENVEKSGLYDKMKSGDPDDIFDAAEGLGQVFSQLAQGAVSPKRVLPTYKTLVDDAKPPLPKDAKELADAVGEDPKSWDALLGRRFVDLKADGPFILDRAEVEAQAEDRLSSLGDPPTPLRLSLVRFRLEGIDTGWRVVAIRRVLPGDESGMQPGATTASPGAEPGVPPADTRPPARYNPPGQDAPSGD; from the coding sequence ATGAGCCTTCGCGTCCGCTGCACGTCCTGCCGCACCGCGTTCCTGTCCCCGGACGAGCCACCGGGCGGGATCGCGGAATGCCCAAAGTGCGGGGCCCGACATCGCCTGGCGTCGCCGCAGGCCGCTCCCCCGCCGCTCGCGGGAGACGGGCCGGCCGTCCCCGTCCCGCCGTCGGCGGCCTCCGAGGTCGAGCAGCCCGCCGACGCCGGAGCCCGTACGGTCTTCGTCCCGTCCGCGGAATCGCGCGAGCGGTCCGGCCGCCGGCGATGGCTAATCCTCCTGGCCATCCCGGCACTCGTCCTGCCCATCGCGGCGGCCGTCCTGGTGGCCTGGCCGCGCCTGGGGCCCCGGCCCGTCGGCGCCGTCGAGCGGGTCGCGGACCAGTACCTGCACGCCATCGCGAAGGACGAAGAGACCGCTCAGCGGAAGCTGAGCACCGTCGAAGATCCCCCCGCGATCCGCTCGTACCGGGAGGTCCGCCGGGACAGGAGGGCGGACCGGACCGTCAAGGGATCGTTCGCCCCCATCGGTCGCCTGCACGCGAAGATCGCGGCGAGCTACGCATACGACCCGTCGATCGGCCGGTTCACGCCGAAGAATCCGCTCGGCGCGGCGGGCGAGACCCTGGACGCCGTGCAGGCCGCCAGGGAGAACGTGGAGAAGTCCGGCCTGTACGACAAGATGAAGAGCGGCGACCCCGACGACATCTTCGACGCGGCCGAGGGGCTGGGGCAAGTGTTCAGCCAGCTTGCGCAGGGGGCAGTCTCCCCGAAGAGGGTCCTCCCCACGTACAAGACGCTCGTGGACGACGCGAAGCCGCCGCTGCCGAAGGATGCGAAAGAGCTCGCGGACGCCGTCGGGGAGGATCCGAAGTCCTGGGACGCCCTACTGGGCCGTCGCTTCGTTGACCTCAAGGCCGACGGCCCGTTCATCCTCGACCGCGCCGAGGTCGAGGCGCAGGCCGAGGACCGGCTCTCGTCCCTGGGCGACCCGCCGACGCCGCTGCGGCTGTCCCTCGTCCGCTTCCGACTCGAAGGCATCGACACAGGCTGGCGCGTCGTGGCGATCCGCCGCGTCCTGCCGGGCGACGAGTCCGGCATGCAGCCTGGGGCGACCACCGCCTCGCCCGGCGCCGAGCCGGGGGTGCCGCCCGCTGACACGCGTCCCCCGGCGCGTTACAATCCACCCGGGCAGGACGCCCCATCGGGCGATTAG
- a CDS encoding primary-amine oxidase, with translation MRRWDPSVLVRLVAILFPVVPLISPLARGQAPPPAAATAPEDRPPSARGDDEAAPHPLDPLTPDEIRLAVATIRKEKSLGEGVRFASVLLDEPAKGLLAEAARGKDIPRVALIVLLDRATGRGYEATVDLTARRVRRFEALPPGVQPPILMEEFSECEEAAKKSPAFREAMRKRGIDDVSLVMVDAWSAGHYGNEPEEDRGRRLVRALSWARTDVLDNGYAHPIEGVLTVIDLNRKEVVRVEDHGVVPVPKSAANWTRAAISSPRKDVRPLDVVQPDGPGFSVRGREVRWQKWSLRVGFSPREGLVLHSVSYDGRPILHRGSIAEMVVPYGDPKETAYRKNVFDIGEYGVGMLANSLELGCDCLGTIRYFDAHLADNQGRVTTIKNAICVHEEDHGLLWKHTDWRTAQSEVRRSRRLAVSLIANVGNYDYGFYWYFYQDGSIQHEVKLTGIVNTQGLRPGESSRFGTEVSPGVLAPNHQHFFHARLDLDVDGPANSVLEVNTKAAPAGPENPHGGAFFTEAIPLTKESEARRSTSPQEARFWRVVNPGRKNALGRAVGYRLMPGENAAPYAVPGSPLLRRAGFLAKSLWATPYRPGERYPAGDYPNQSPEDRGLALWTKADRGLVREDLVLWYTFGHTHVPRTEDWPVMPVASIGFWLRPDGFFDGNPALDVPASPSPSSTAHRASP, from the coding sequence ATGAGGAGATGGGACCCCTCCGTTCTGGTCCGGCTCGTGGCGATCCTGTTCCCCGTGGTCCCGCTGATCTCGCCGCTCGCGCGAGGGCAGGCCCCGCCCCCGGCGGCCGCGACGGCCCCGGAGGATCGCCCGCCGAGCGCGAGGGGCGACGACGAGGCGGCTCCGCACCCGCTCGACCCGCTCACCCCGGACGAGATACGGCTGGCGGTCGCGACGATCCGCAAGGAGAAGTCGCTGGGCGAAGGCGTCCGGTTCGCGAGCGTCCTGCTGGACGAGCCGGCGAAGGGCCTCCTGGCCGAGGCGGCCCGCGGAAAGGACATCCCGCGGGTGGCGCTGATCGTCCTCCTGGACCGGGCCACCGGCAGGGGCTATGAGGCGACGGTGGACCTGACCGCCCGTCGCGTCCGGCGATTCGAGGCGCTGCCGCCCGGCGTGCAGCCGCCGATCCTGATGGAGGAATTCTCGGAGTGCGAGGAGGCCGCGAAGAAGTCGCCGGCCTTCCGCGAGGCGATGCGGAAACGGGGCATCGATGACGTCAGCCTGGTCATGGTCGATGCCTGGTCCGCCGGGCATTACGGCAATGAGCCCGAGGAGGACAGGGGGAGGCGCCTCGTCCGCGCCCTGAGCTGGGCACGGACAGACGTCCTGGACAACGGCTACGCCCACCCGATCGAGGGCGTGCTCACGGTCATCGACCTGAACCGCAAGGAAGTCGTCCGCGTGGAGGACCACGGCGTCGTCCCCGTCCCTAAATCAGCCGCGAACTGGACCAGGGCTGCTATCTCCAGCCCGAGGAAGGACGTCAGGCCCCTGGACGTCGTGCAGCCGGACGGGCCCGGCTTCTCGGTCCGGGGCCGGGAGGTTCGCTGGCAGAAGTGGTCCCTGCGCGTCGGGTTCAGCCCGCGAGAAGGGCTCGTGCTGCACTCCGTCTCCTACGACGGCCGGCCGATCCTCCATCGCGGCTCGATCGCGGAGATGGTCGTCCCCTACGGCGACCCGAAGGAGACCGCGTACCGCAAGAACGTCTTCGACATCGGCGAGTACGGCGTCGGCATGCTGGCGAACTCGCTCGAGCTCGGCTGCGATTGCCTGGGGACGATCCGCTACTTCGACGCCCACCTGGCCGATAACCAGGGCCGCGTCACGACGATCAAGAACGCCATCTGCGTCCACGAGGAGGACCACGGGCTCCTCTGGAAGCACACCGACTGGCGGACCGCCCAGTCCGAGGTCCGCCGCTCGCGGCGGCTGGCCGTGTCGCTGATCGCGAATGTCGGCAACTACGACTATGGCTTCTACTGGTACTTCTACCAGGACGGGTCGATCCAGCACGAGGTGAAGCTGACGGGGATCGTGAATACTCAGGGCCTCAGGCCGGGGGAGTCCAGCCGGTTCGGCACCGAGGTCTCGCCCGGGGTCCTGGCCCCCAATCATCAGCATTTCTTCCACGCCCGGCTCGACCTGGACGTGGACGGGCCGGCCAACAGCGTCCTGGAAGTGAACACGAAGGCCGCGCCCGCCGGCCCGGAGAACCCGCACGGCGGGGCTTTCTTCACCGAGGCGATCCCGCTGACGAAGGAATCGGAGGCCCGGCGGAGCACGAGCCCGCAGGAGGCCCGGTTCTGGCGCGTCGTCAATCCCGGCCGGAAGAACGCCCTGGGCAGGGCCGTGGGATACCGGCTGATGCCGGGCGAGAACGCCGCCCCGTATGCGGTGCCGGGCTCGCCGCTCCTACGGCGCGCCGGCTTCCTGGCGAAGAGCCTGTGGGCGACGCCCTATCGGCCGGGGGAGCGTTACCCGGCCGGCGACTATCCGAACCAGAGCCCCGAGGACCGGGGGCTGGCCCTTTGGACGAAGGCCGATCGCGGCCTCGTCCGGGAAGACCTGGTCCTTTGGTACACCTTCGGCCACACCCACGTGCCTCGCACGGAGGACTGGCCGGTGATGCCGGTAGCGTCGATCGGCTTCTGGCTCAGGCCGGACGGCTTCTTCGACGGCAACCCCGCGCTGGACGTCCCCGCATCTCCCTCTCCCTCATCCACCGCGCATCGGGCCTCGCCCTGA